In Lineus longissimus chromosome 13, tnLinLong1.2, whole genome shotgun sequence, one genomic interval encodes:
- the LOC135497845 gene encoding bone morphogenetic protein receptor type-2-like isoform X1, with protein MELHSIILGNTIIFVAIGCILTHEVTATNFTFCAYHDDIILRGNGNEGEAVYIEEAAASLSMKMLDKSGEVQPDRKTIKCAVKKNKCYTLWQTDLTTNTDAILKQGCWDHSDPSYCDKKDCMNDRPQMRNNTKFCCCAGDMCNVNVTDIYEPSDDATFVPRPTPGTSAYPNYRRNTIIIAMSSVISVAIISAFSFLVYRLWISSHKPPPDSLSLVEAPPSPSYELDQLKIDSLIQKGRYGEIWKGKLGEKEVAVKIFNASQRSYFINERDVYSLPFMEHDNLLKFYGATERVLPDGATQYLVVLQLCPEGSLIDYLKHNTLDWLILCRMCHSIACGLAQLHTDFKKGDNVKPVVAHRDFNTRNILIRADLSCVICDLGFAMKLAGTRLYRGQDEEQVSLIDVGTLRYMAPEVLDGAVNLRDCESSLKQIDVYALGLVIWEIASRCSDLYQGMPVPEHSLPFQHELGAHPTLEEMQLMVSRKKVRPVFPDVWKDTHQAIRALKETIEDCWDQDAEARLTAMCVEERILEMTNLWEAVKHKGVTPTILQCGGLPDSTIMQRNITSQSAPPSQDETTTTDRNGNLAQTERSRMLPNVEEYNISSSYPTYHRFHNMNDHSVSTSTTETTLTMSPSEPEVYTKANRNIGYAKSNRANQSLQPHQGRNPTVERNTHKRSDEELQIKGNTLVEGGISQASSTQNMDHIFDSITDNLDSSLVQHDILNQNRTNNPPIPYVQNRVSAEPMVVRPKQANVPGNGQSHKHGSSQTKSRSKMKKLKEKGKFNLFVRNPIIRGFLGGYWKKDTGSDAVKQPLQATVPPPRVEPCYNPEKCNLLNEAEYKTVATKVCLMNGSPVVRPLDLQLRDNRNDDDATNINLLRSHEGRLGVAEVGVAKLRSVNNGHAAVVKLNSSSVGSSRSESASSESEEFENGLLQRRPSSLSLNGHNYTQNDLKSDGVVNSTQSTPTDVGNANNVSVEELKSGQQIKRRVKTPYMMRPGRFSLYDDRMMTDSCRETLGKAKTDYLTTKSSISLQQFNSGDIDISALKAADYTC; from the exons GATGTTGGGACCACTCTGACCCGTCCTACTGCGACAAGAAAGACTGCATGAACGATCGCCCTCAGATGAGGAACAACACCAAATTCTGTTGCTGTGCTGGAGACATGTGTAACGTGAACGTCACGGATATTTACGAGCCATCTGACGACGCAACGTTTGTACCAAGACCGACACCAGGTACAAGTGCAT ATCCAAACTATAGGAGGAACACGATAATAATCGCAATGTCTTCAGTCATCAGTGTAGCCATCATAAGTGCATTTAGCTTCCTGGTTTACCGTCTTTGGATCAGCTCACACAAACCACCACCAGACTCACTCAGCCTTGTAGAAGCGCCACCTAGCCCCAGCTACGAACTAGACCAGCTAAAAATAGACTCGCTGATCCAAAAAGGTCGCTACGGGGAAATATGGAAAGGAAAACTTGGCGAAAAAGAAGTcgcagtgaaaatattcaacgCTAGTCAGCGGTCTTATTTCATCAATGAAAGGGACGTGTATTCGTTACCTTTCATGGAGCACGACAACTTATTGAAGTTTTACGGCGCAACAGAACGTGTGTTACCAGATGGCGCTACACAGTATTTGGTGGTTTTGCAACTCTGCCCCGAAGGTTCGTTGATCGATTATCTGAAGCACAACACACTCGATTGGTTGATACTGTGCCGAATGTGTCACTCTATTGCCTGTGGGTTGGCACAGTTGCATACTGACTTCAAAAAAGGAG ATAATGTAAAACCTGTGGTAGCTCATCGAGACTTCAACACAAGAAACATCCTAATCCGAGCTGATCTCTCGTGTGTGATATGTGACCTTGGCTTTGCCATGAAGCTCGCGGGGACGAGGTTGTATCGTGGTCAAGACGAGGAGCAAGTGTCACTCATTGAT GTGGGCACACTGCGTTACATGGCCCCCGAGGTGCTAGACGGTGCTGTTAACCTGCGTGACTGTGAATCATCTCTGAAGCAGATAGATGTCTACGCTCTTGGCCTCGTCATATGGGAAATAGCCAGTCGCTGTTCAGATTTATATCAAG GTATGCCAGTGCCGGAACACTCACTGCCCTTCCAACACGAGTTAGGAGCACATCCAACTTTGGAAGAAATGCAGCTGATGGTATCGAGGAAGAAGGTTCGCCCGGTTTTCCCGGATGTCTGGAAGGATACTCACCAG GCTATTCGCGCCCTGAAGGAAACAATCGAAGATTGTTGGGATCAGGACGCCGAGGCTCGTCTGACTGCCATGTGTGTGGAGGAGCGCATCTTGGAGATGACGAATCTGTGGGAAGCCGTCAAACATAAGG GTGTGACGCCAACTATCCTACAGTGTGGCGGTTTACCCGACTCTACCATCATGCagcgtaatatcactagtcagAGTGCACCCCCTAGTCAGGATGAAACGACGACCACAGACAGGAATGGTAACCTTGCACAAACTGAACGTTCAAGAATGCTGCCCAACGTTGAGGAGTACAACATTTCGTCTTCGTATCCAACTTATCATCGTTTCCATAATATGAACGATCATAGCGTCTCTACGTCAACCACTGAAACAACTCTGACAATGTCACCGTCGGAACCAGAAGTCTACACAAAAGCGAATCGTAATATCGGTTATGCAAAATCGAACCGTGCTAATCAATCGTTACAACCCCATCAGGGTCGGAATCCGACTGTCGAGCGTAACACTCATAAGCGTAGCGATGAAGAGTTACAAATTAAAGGAAATACCCTCGTTGAAGGAGGCATCTCGCAGGCCTCTAGTACTCAAAACATGGATCACATTTTCGATTCGATTACAGACAATTTGGATTCGTCACTCGTTCAGCACGATATCCTGAATCAGAATCGAACAAATAACCCTCCTATCCCGTATGTTCAAAATAGAGTTTCCGCGGAGCCGATGGTCGTTCGTCCGAAACAGGCAAATGTCCCTGGAAATGGGCAGTCACACAAACATGGCTCCTCGCAGACAAAATCACGATCAAAAATGAAGAAACTAAAGGAAAAGGGAAAGTTTAATCTGTTTGTGCGTAACCCAATTATTCGGGGGTTCTTGGGTGGGTATTGGAAAAAGGACACAGGGAGTGATGCTGTGAAACAGCCACTGCAGGCAACGGTGCCACCTCCTCGGGTTGAACCGTGCTACAACCCTGAGAAGTGTAACCTGCTAAATGAAGCCGAGTATAAGACAGTTGCAACAAAAGTTTGTTTGATGAATGGTAGCCCTGTCGTGCGGCCGTTGGATTTACAGTTGCGTGACAACCGTAATGATGACGACGCGACTAATATTAATCTCCTGAGGTCGCATGAAGGTCGTCTTGGTGTTGCTGAAGTTGGCGTCGCAAAATTACGTAGCGTGAACAATGGACATGCCGCGGTAGTGAAATTGAATAGTTCTAGTGTTGGTAGTTCGCGATCTGAATCCGCTTCGTCAGAATCTGAAGAATTTGAAAACGGCTTGCTCCAAAGGAGGCCGAGCTCTCTTTCACTAAATGGACATAATTATACGCAGAATGATTTAAAATCTGACGGTGTAGTTAATAGTACTCAAAGTACTCCCACTGATGTTGGCAATGCGAACAATGTTTCAGTAGAGGAATTAAAGTCAGGCCAGCAGATTAAACGACGTGTTAAAACACCGTATATGATGCGACCGGGACGTTTCTCACTCTACGACGATCGTATGATGACCGATAGTTGCCGGGAAACGCTTGGCAAGGCTAAGACTGATTATCTGACTACAAAGTCGAGTATCTCTTTACAGCAATTCAACAGTGGTGACATTGATATCAGTGCCTTAAAGGCGGCGGATTACACATGCTGA
- the LOC135498080 gene encoding proliferation-associated protein 2G4-like isoform X1, whose amino-acid sequence MADKEETEKTIAEDIVVTKYKLAGRIVNGVLLAVIEKCVAGAKVIEICEYGDKLLLEETGKEFKAKKDMKKGIAFPVCISVNNCICHFTPIPSEPDSNTTLADGDLVKIDLGAHIDGFPALVAHTLVIGATKENKVTGRKADVIVAAHKASEAALRLVKPGIENMTVTDTIQKVADEFECKPIAGMLSYQLQQHRIDGEKSIIQNPDELQRKDLEKVEFEQHEVYGVDILISTGDGKGKDIGTRTTVHKKKVEESYSLKLKSARHFFSEATKKFGVMPFTIRGAGDDEKKTKMGLKECVTHGLFEEFRVLWEKEGDYVAQFKFTVLLMPKGPMKITGGPFDLELYESEHSIKDPELKTLLASSANPKNAKKKKKKAEKEMTSGMSTETTASAET is encoded by the exons ATGGCGGATAAAGAAGAAACCGAAAAAACGATCGCCGAAGACATCGTTGTCACAAAATATAAGCTTGCTGGTCGCATTGTAAATG GGGTCCTGTTGGCTGTGATTGAGAAGTGTGTTGCTGGTGCCAAGGTCATTGAAATCTGTGAATATGGAGACAAACTTCTTCTTGAGGAGACTGGCAAGGAATTCAAAGCTAAAAAAGATatgaaaaaag GCATCGCCTTCCCTGTCTGTATTTCCGTAAACAACTGCATCTGCCATTTCACACCTATTCCGTCAGAGCCTGACAGTAACACCACACTAGCTGATGGAGATCTTGTCAAGAT tgACTTGGGTGCACACATCGATGGCTTCCCTGCCTTGGTTGCCCACACACTTGTGATTGGAGCAACAAAG GAAAATAAAGTGACAGGTCGTAAAGCAGATGTCATTGTCGCCGCACATAAAGCTTCAGAGGCTGCACTTCGATTAGTTAAACCTGGCATTGAG AATATGACGGTAACTGATACTATCCAGAAAGTAGCCGATGAATTCGAATGTAAACCAATCGCCGGGATGCTCTCCTATCAACTTCAGCAGCACCGGATCGATGGCGAGAAATCAATTATCCAAAATCCAGATGAGCTGCAGCGAAAGGATCTGGAAAAAGTtgaatttgagcagcatgaggTTTATGGTGTCGATATTCTAATAAGTACTGGAGACGGAAAG GGTAAAGATATAGGCACTAGGACAACTGTTCACAAGAAAAAGGTAGAAGAGTCGTACAGTCTAAAATTGAAATCGGCTAGGC ATTTTTTTAGTGAAGCCACAAAGAAATTTGGAGTTATGCCTTTCACAATAAG GGGTGCTGGCGACGATGAGAAGAAGACAAAGATGGGCTTGAAGGAATGTGTAACCCATGGTCTCTTTGAGGAATTCAGGGTTCTGTGGGAAAAAGAAG GTGACTATGTTGCGCAGTTCAAGTTTACTGTACTGCTCATGCCTAAAGGGCCAATGAAAATCACAGGGGGACCATTTGACCTGGAGCTTTATGAATCGGAGCATAGTATTAAAGATCCTGAATTAAAG ACCCTGCTTGCTTCATCTGCCAACCCCAAAAACgccaaaaagaagaagaagaaggcagAAAAGGAGATGACATCTGGCATGAGTACAGAAACCACCGCCTCAGCTGAGACATAG
- the LOC135498080 gene encoding proliferation-associated protein 2G4-like isoform X2 has protein sequence MKKGIAFPVCISVNNCICHFTPIPSEPDSNTTLADGDLVKIDLGAHIDGFPALVAHTLVIGATKENKVTGRKADVIVAAHKASEAALRLVKPGIENMTVTDTIQKVADEFECKPIAGMLSYQLQQHRIDGEKSIIQNPDELQRKDLEKVEFEQHEVYGVDILISTGDGKGKDIGTRTTVHKKKVEESYSLKLKSARHFFSEATKKFGVMPFTIRGAGDDEKKTKMGLKECVTHGLFEEFRVLWEKEGDYVAQFKFTVLLMPKGPMKITGGPFDLELYESEHSIKDPELKTLLASSANPKNAKKKKKKAEKEMTSGMSTETTASAET, from the exons atgaaaaaag GCATCGCCTTCCCTGTCTGTATTTCCGTAAACAACTGCATCTGCCATTTCACACCTATTCCGTCAGAGCCTGACAGTAACACCACACTAGCTGATGGAGATCTTGTCAAGAT tgACTTGGGTGCACACATCGATGGCTTCCCTGCCTTGGTTGCCCACACACTTGTGATTGGAGCAACAAAG GAAAATAAAGTGACAGGTCGTAAAGCAGATGTCATTGTCGCCGCACATAAAGCTTCAGAGGCTGCACTTCGATTAGTTAAACCTGGCATTGAG AATATGACGGTAACTGATACTATCCAGAAAGTAGCCGATGAATTCGAATGTAAACCAATCGCCGGGATGCTCTCCTATCAACTTCAGCAGCACCGGATCGATGGCGAGAAATCAATTATCCAAAATCCAGATGAGCTGCAGCGAAAGGATCTGGAAAAAGTtgaatttgagcagcatgaggTTTATGGTGTCGATATTCTAATAAGTACTGGAGACGGAAAG GGTAAAGATATAGGCACTAGGACAACTGTTCACAAGAAAAAGGTAGAAGAGTCGTACAGTCTAAAATTGAAATCGGCTAGGC ATTTTTTTAGTGAAGCCACAAAGAAATTTGGAGTTATGCCTTTCACAATAAG GGGTGCTGGCGACGATGAGAAGAAGACAAAGATGGGCTTGAAGGAATGTGTAACCCATGGTCTCTTTGAGGAATTCAGGGTTCTGTGGGAAAAAGAAG GTGACTATGTTGCGCAGTTCAAGTTTACTGTACTGCTCATGCCTAAAGGGCCAATGAAAATCACAGGGGGACCATTTGACCTGGAGCTTTATGAATCGGAGCATAGTATTAAAGATCCTGAATTAAAG ACCCTGCTTGCTTCATCTGCCAACCCCAAAAACgccaaaaagaagaagaagaaggcagAAAAGGAGATGACATCTGGCATGAGTACAGAAACCACCGCCTCAGCTGAGACATAG
- the LOC135498201 gene encoding phosphatidylcholine transfer protein-like has product MSALGFTDADFQCACEELHTPKLTEEWSFFTESHDIKIYRSYNEISGLYSYKVYGELREVLPEVCSDVYMDLEYRKKWDSYVKDLYQLDRSEETGGNKIIYWNVNYPMMMSNRDYVYSRELRVVDDNDGNKIWVVLAKSVPVASIPKKSGVIRVDDYLQSCALTTNKAGGTKAFMKYYDNPGGMIPTWLINWGAKTGVPSFLTSMQKACRGYAKYLKEREEKEQAAGK; this is encoded by the exons ATGAGTGCTTTAGGCTTCACTGATGCGGATTTTCAGTGTGCCTGTGAAGAACTTCACACCCCAAAGCTCACGGAGGAGTGGAGTTTTTTTACAGAATCACACGATATCAAAATTTATCGCAGTTATAATGAG ATTTCTGGCCTCTATTCCTACAAAGTTTACGGAGAATTAAGAGAAGTCTTACCAGAAGTGTGTTCAGATGTTTATATGGATTTGGAATACAGAAAAAAATGGGACAGCTATGTCAAAG atcTATATCAATTGGATCGAAGTGAAGAAACAGGAGGGAACAAGATCATCTATTGGAATGTGAATTATCCAATGATGATGTCAAACAGAGAT TATGTTTACTCTAGAGAACTGCGTGTGGTAGACGACAATGATGGCAATAAAATTTGGGTGGTTCTCGCCAAAAGTGTTCCAGTTGCCAGTATTCCTAAGAAGTCTGGTGTGATACGGGTTGATGATTACTTACAGAGCTGTGCTTTGACCACGAATAAAGCAGGAGGAACCAAAG CATTTATGAAGTACTATGACAATCCTGGTGGGATGATCCCAACATGGCTCATCAATTGGGGAGCAAAG acgGGTGTTCCATCGTTCCTCACCTCAATGCAAAAGGCGTGTCGAGGTTATGCGAAATACCTCAAGGAGAGAGAAGAAAAGGAACAGGCAGCAGGAAAATGA